The following DNA comes from Phytohabitans rumicis.
CATGATCAAGGTGATCTCCGGGGTCATCCAGCCGGACGCCGGGCGGATCGAGGTCGACGGGCAGCCGGTGGCGTTCAGCAGCCCGCTCGCGCCCCGCCGGTACGGCATCGAGACCGTCTACCAGGACCTCGCGCTCGCCCCCGACCTGGACCCGGCCGCCAATCTCTACCTCGGCCGTGAGGTGATGCGGCCCGGTCTGCTCGGCATGCTCGGCATGCTCGACAAACCCCGTATGCGGGCCGGCGCCGACGAGGCGTTCGGCCGGCTCAGCGTGGGACTACAGGACACCCGCAGCCGCGTCGGCACGATGTCCGGCGGCCAGCGCCAGGGCATCGCCGTGGCCCGCGCCGTCCTGTGGGCCAGCCGGCTGGTCCTGATGGACGAACCGACCGCCGCCCTCGGCGTCGTCCAGACCGGCCGCGTCAAGGCGCTCATCGAGTCCGTACGGGAGCAGGGCGTGTCCGTCATCCTGGTAAGCCATAATCTTCCTTTCGTCTTCGAGGTGGCGGACCGCATCGAAGTGCTGCGACTCGGCCAGCGGGTGGCCGTCTTCAACCGGGCCGAAGCCACCGCCGAACGCGTGCTCGGGGCGATGACGGGCGCGCTCGGCGCGGCGACCGCGCCGGAGTAGCTTCGCGGCGCTGGCCGTGGTGTAGCTTCGCGGCGCTGAACGTGGTGTAGCTTCGCCGCGACCGCCGCGGAGTAGAGAGGGGACCAGTCGTGGCACGGCCGACGATGAAGGAGGTCGCCGGACTCGCCGGAGTCGGCATGAAGACCGTGTCGCGGGTGGTCAACGGCGAGGGCCGGGTCAGCCGGGAGACCCGGGCCCGGGTCGAGGCGGCCATCGCGGCCACCGGATACCGCCGCAACGAGGTGGCCCGCAGCATGCGCGGCATGCGATCGGGCCAGAGCACCGTCGACATCGGACTGCTGCTCGGCGACCTCACCAACCCGTTCTTCGCGGGCGTCGCGTCCGCCGTCATCGCCGAGGCGCGCGGCCGGGGCTACGCCGCCGTCCTCGCCAGCGCCGACGAAGACCCGCTGGCCGAGCGCGCCGCCATCGACGGACTGCTCGGCCGCCAGGTCGCCGGACTGCTCATCGTCCCGGGCGGGCGCGACTACGGCTACCTGCGCCCCGAGATCGAGATCGGCACCCCGGTGGTGTTCGTCGACCGGCCTGGCGGCGGCCTGTCAGCGGACGAGGTGGTGCTCGACAACGCCGAAGGCGCACGGATGGCGGTGCGACACCTGGCCGCACAGGGACACCGCCGGATCGGCGCCATCGTCGCACCCAGCCGCTGGGCCACCTCCGAGCGGCTGCGCGGCTTCCGCCAAGCCATGCGGGCGGAGGTGGGCACGATCGACGCGACACTGATCCGCCGGCTGTCAACCGGCTCCGTCGCCGAGGCCGAACGGTCCGCACGCGAGCTGCTCGCCGTGCCGGACCCGCCGACCGCCATCTTCACCACCACCGGCTTCATGACCCAGGGCCTGCTCCGCGCGCTCGGGCCGCGCCGTGACGTGGCGGTGGTCGGGTTCGACGACTTCCCGCTGGCCGACATGCTGCCCGTACCGCTGTCGGTGGTAGCCGGCGACCCCGTCGTCCTCGGCACGGCGGCGGCGCAGACCCTCTTCGCGCGGATCGACGGCTGGGGCGACCCGCCAACCCGGCGCGTCATCCCGCCGACGCTGGTGCCCCGGGGCAGCGGCGAAATCCCACCTCCGACCGGCGCCCGCACCACCCGCCGCCCCGGTCGCCCCTGACCCCGTACCCCATCCCGCCCCGCCGCCCACGCACCACGCACCGCGCACCGCCCGCCGCGCACCGTGCGCCGCGCGTGGGCCCGCGCCGGGCCGGCGCGTTCCGCGTCGATCAAGGTTTTTCGCGTCGATCAAGGGCGAATGGCCGTGCTTCGATCTCGGATCCACGGCCGTTTGCCCTTGATCGACGCAGGAGTCCTTGATCGACGCAGGGGCCGGCGTCGGCGTAGGGGCCGGCGTCGGCGTAGGGGCCGGCGCCCGCGCACCGCGCGGCCACCGCGCGGCCCGAGCGGGCCTCGTGGGGTCGGCGCGGGTCCGCGCCGGATCGGCGCGTTCCGCGTCGACCAAGGTTTTCCGCGTCGATCAAGGGCGAACGGTCGTGCTTTGATCTCGGATCCGCGGCCGTTTGCCCTTGATCGACGCAAGATTCCTTGATCGGCGCGGAGGGCCGCCTTGGGCGGCGGACGGGCCGCCTGGGCGGCGCGAGAGGTGGCGGCCGGGCCGCCGAAGGCGGCGCGTGGGCCGCACAGGCGGCGTGGGAGGGCCTTGAGCGGGGGTGGCATAGTGCGCGGCGTGGTGATCGAGCAGCCGGGGCGGGACCGGGTGTGGTGGGTCCGCGCCGGAATCGCCGCCGTCACGGCGCTCGCGGGCCTTGGCGCGGCTGGGGCGCTGTGGGAGTACGGGCGGCGCGCCGGTGCCGCCGCGCCGGACGTCAGCGGGGTGGTGTTCGTCGCGACCGGCGTGCATATCGCCGCCACGCAGTGGGAGCGCCGGCGCCGGCGCACGGCCGACTTGCGGTGGCGGCCGGCGCTGGTGGTGCGTGGCGGCGTGCTCGCGGGCCTGCACGCGCGCGTGCTTCGCCGGACGCTGGCCCTGCGGGCGTTCGGGGTGATCACGCTGGTGAGCGGCGGGTTGGTGTTCGCCGGCGGGGAGGTCGGTGCCGGCAAGACGTGGTCCGGCGTGATCGGGTCGACGATCGCCGGCGGGACCGCGCTGGCTCTCGCGGTGATCACGTGCAAGGATTTCCGGCTGTCCGGCGGCGTGTCCGTCACCGCGGGCGGCGTTGTGCTCAACGGCCGGGTGCTGCCCTGGGACCGGATCGGTTCCGTCGAGCGGGACGAGGAGGGCATCCACCTGCGCCTGCGACCGCCGGGATACCCGCGCACGGTGGAGATCAGCGACTCGGACTCGGCGGTCCCGGACGAGCGGGTCGCCGAGGTGATCGAGTTCTATCTCGCCAACCCGCATCGCCGGTCCGCCCTCGGCACCGGGCCGGACCGGCTCGCCTTGCCCTCCACCAATGTTTAGCCGCGCAGCGTGGTCGCTGCGGCGGGGGTGAGGGTGAGGCTGCTGTCGAACGTCAGCCACGACTGGCCGGCCGGCGAGGGCAGGCCGGTGATCGCATCGAACAGGTCGGCGATCAGGATCGGGCACTTCCAGGTGCGGTTGGCGCGGGGTACGGCGTCCTCGTTGCCGACCAGCTTGCCGGTGAGGTTGGCCGGGTCGGTGCCCGCGAACGGCGCGCCGATCAACGCTCCACTGTGGTCAGTGGTGAGCGACGTGCGGAACGGGCCGATCGTGCACGTGTTGAGCAGGATGTCCGCCTCGGCGACCACCTCACCGGTGAGTGCGATGTGGATGCCGTCCGCCGCGAACTCGACCGGGCCGGTGAAGTCGCTGGCGGGCTTGATGCGTACCGGCACGTTGATCAGGCCCAGCTTGTCGATGGGCACGGACAGCGGCTCGAACACGAGGTTCTCTTGGGGATGGTGGCTTTCAGGGTGAGTTCGGGGGTGAAGACCACGACGCCGCAGGCGGTGCCGGAGGCGCCGGTGGCCGGGTCGAGTCGGCCGATCTTGACGTTGCCGTTGCTGAGTTGGTTGCTGAACGGGATGCCGTCCGTCGGGCAGGCCGGGCTCGCCATAGCAGGGGTTTGGGGGATTGCGGCCGTGGCCACGATGAGGAGCAGTGCGGTGAGTACGGGGATCGGACGTGTGATCGACACGTGTGCACCTCCACAGGTGTGCGGGGCCCCGCAGAGAGTTGCTACCGATCGGTAAGTTACCGGCGAGTTTAGGGTTTGTAACGGCGTGCGTCAATGTCGCCCATGATCTGACAAAGAAATCCCGGACGGAGGTGGGCCGGCGTCCCCGACCGCTCGTATGAGGGGTGTCCACAGTCTGAAGGGATGGCGAGGATGGGCATCACGGGACGGAAGGGCCACCGCGGCGTGTGGGCGTCGGTCGCGGTGACGATGATGGCTGGCGGGCTCGGGCTGGCCGCCTCGGCCGCGCCACCGGCACACGCCGCCGCGCCGGTCGCGGTGGCACTGGCGGCGCCTACCACCGCGGCGGTGCGCGGCGGGATCGTCCTTGAGGGCGTCGCCGGGCAGGGCGGCGCGATCGCGGGCGGGATCGACGTCGTCGACTTCTCCGACGCGGTCAAGGCACCGGTCGGCGCCGGTGGCGGCGCCGGCCGGCCGCAGCTCGCCGACCTGCAGGTCAGCGGGGTGGTGGACGGGGGATACCCGGCGCTGTTCCGGAACGTCACCACCGCCCGGCGCATGCGTACGGCGGTGCTGACCCTGTGCGCCGACCCGAAGAGGTGTGCGGCCACGGCGTACCTCGCGGTCGATCTCGCCGACGCGGTCCTGACGAGTGTCGCGGTCGCCGCCGACGGTCAGGTCCGGTTCTCGCTCGCGTTCCGGCAGATCACCTGGAAGTTCCTGCGCAACGGCGCGGTGGTCAACCAGAGCCAGTTCACGGTGTAGAACGTCCTATGTGGTGAGTCGCAGCGTCCAGCCGCGCAGGTGACCGATGTCCTGCGCGGCGACGTCGCGGACGCGCAGCGTCCAGGTGCCCGCCGCGCCCAGGCCGGCGAACGGGGCGAGCGCCGGCACATTGGTCGCGTCGTACGACCGGCGCAGGTCGTCGCTGCCGGCACCGGTCTGGTTGTGCAGGACGGCGACGGCGCCGGACGGCCCGGTGAGGTCGACGACCAGGTCACCGACGAACGGGTGTCCGATGTCGACAGTGACCTGCACGCCGGCCACGACGGCGGTCTGCGCGACGGTGAGCGTGCTGGCGATCCCGGCGGGGTCGGCGTCGGGAATCGCGATGCCGCCCGCCGGGATGCTGGCGGCCACCTCGATCACGGCCGTCGGCGCGGTGGGGTCGACCTCCAGGCGCCAGCGGTCGAGGCGACCCACGTCCCGCCGGGCGCGGTCGGCGACGTGCAGGGTCCACCGGCCGGCGAACGGCTTGCCGACCAGCGCGGCCAGCGCCGGCGTCGTCGCGGACGTCCACGTCTCGTGCAGGTCGTCCGTGCCGCCGCCCACCTGGTCGCGCAGCACGACGCCACCCTCGCCGGGAGCGCGCAGCTCGATGGTCAGGTCGCCGATGTACGTGTGGATGATGTCGGCGTGGACACGTATCGCGGCGATGGTGCCGGTGCCGGTGAGCTGGAGATGGCTGTCGACGCCCGCGGCCACGTCGTCGGGGATCAGCAGCACCGCGGTGGTCGCCGCGCTCGTCACGCCGGTCGAGGCCGGTGCCGGCGGTGTGGGCTGCCCGCCGACCCGGAACCGGATGACCGGACCGGGCGCGCCGATTTCGCTGATCACCAGCCCGGTGCCGGTGCGGTCCCACCGCCGTGACGACGGGTTCGTGGAGTCGGCCAACGCGACGCCGGACCGGGCGGGATACAGGTCGCCGGCGTCGCCGACGTTGATCCCGTTCTCCAGGTCCAGGTGGCCGTCCGCCTGCAACAGGGCGCACTGGAAGTGTCTGCTGGCCGTGCCCTCCTGCAGCTCGTTCGAGCCCAGCGTGTCGCAGTGGTACACGGCCAGCCCGCCGTCGGGCAGCTGGGCGTCCGCGCCGAGCTGGCTGCGGTTCTCGACCAGGAAGTACTCGTTGGGCAGGCCGGTGTCGTACCTCAGCACCCGCGCGTAGTCGCCGTGGACGGCCTCGAACGTGCCGGGCCCGTTCAGCGTCACGACCTCGTCCGGCCAGCCGGCCAGGTCGCGCAGGTAGGCGCACAGGGCGGCGGGGCCCCGGCCCTCACCGAGGTGGTTGCCCGACGACATCACGCAGTAGCGGCCCAGACCGGCGCTCTTTTCCAGGTCGCCGTCGCGTTTGCCGTAGTCGTACAGGTCCGGGAATCGGCACAGCTGGTGGCCGGCCTCGTGGCAGAACGTCCCGATCGAGAGGTCGACGCGGCTGCGGCCCATGCTGGTGATCGTGTAGAAGTGGGTGCGGATGCCGCCGGGGAGCGTGCGCTGATGCACGCTGTTGTGCGGCCAGAACGGCATCTGGTAGAGGGTCAGGCCGGCGTACATGAAGCTGAGCGCGTCCACGACGCCCTCGCCGCGCGAGTCGTAGTCGCGCAGGTTGACGCCCGCGGCCAGCACCAGGTCCAGCGCCTCGTTGACCAGGGCCGACGCCGGTGCGGGGGTGTCCTCGGGTACGAAGTACGACGACATCGGGCGGGACAGCGTCACCGGCCCCACCACGTCGTTGCTGTAGTCGAGCTTCCCGTTGGACATGCTCAGCCAGAAGTCGCGGACCGAGCCGCGGTTGCCGTCCAAGGCGTACCCGGGCTGGTTGAGCATCGCGTCCACCTGCGCGGTCGTGACCGACGAGCCCTGATCCGGGAACGCCACGAGGACGGTGAGCCCGCGGATCCTGCCGCGGCTGACGCGGCGGCCGGGCAGCAGGCCACCCGCGGAGCCGAACGTGAGCTGCACGTCGGAGTCGGCCACCACGGCCGGTTGCAGCAGCGCGCGGCTGCGTACGGCGGCCCGGTCCCGGCGTACCAGCTCCCACTCGCTCAGGTGGGGCGGCACCCGGGGTGGTGGCGGCTTGGCGATCGGCACCCGCGTCGATGTGAAGCGACCCAGGACGAGCTGGGCGTAGCAGTACAGACCGAGGCCGCGGTCGTACACGACGGTGTAGCCGGACGTCGTCTCGCGGCGTGCGTAGAACTCGTCGCCCCAGACGACGAGCTGCACGCTCGGACCGGCCTCCTGGGGGAAGAGCAGCCGCTCTCCAAAGATCGCGCTCATGCCCGGCTCCTTCCGCCCCGTGTGCTACGAACAGCCTCCCTCGACACCGGCGTTACGAGCCGAATTCCGAATTCTTCACCCTCCAGAGCCGACAGTGGTAAATACGACGGTGGCCATGGCCGCGGCGACCAGTATCGCGGCGCTGAAGGCGCGCAGGGCGGTGTCGAGTCCGGTGAGGGACG
Coding sequences within:
- a CDS encoding LacI family DNA-binding transcriptional regulator, which encodes MARPTMKEVAGLAGVGMKTVSRVVNGEGRVSRETRARVEAAIAATGYRRNEVARSMRGMRSGQSTVDIGLLLGDLTNPFFAGVASAVIAEARGRGYAAVLASADEDPLAERAAIDGLLGRQVAGLLIVPGGRDYGYLRPEIEIGTPVVFVDRPGGGLSADEVVLDNAEGARMAVRHLAAQGHRRIGAIVAPSRWATSERLRGFRQAMRAEVGTIDATLIRRLSTGSVAEAERSARELLAVPDPPTAIFTTTGFMTQGLLRALGPRRDVAVVGFDDFPLADMLPVPLSVVAGDPVVLGTAAAQTLFARIDGWGDPPTRRVIPPTLVPRGSGEIPPPTGARTTRRPGRP
- a CDS encoding M6 family metalloprotease domain-containing protein — translated: MSAIFGERLLFPQEAGPSVQLVVWGDEFYARRETTSGYTVVYDRGLGLYCYAQLVLGRFTSTRVPIAKPPPPRVPPHLSEWELVRRDRAAVRSRALLQPAVVADSDVQLTFGSAGGLLPGRRVSRGRIRGLTVLVAFPDQGSSVTTAQVDAMLNQPGYALDGNRGSVRDFWLSMSNGKLDYSNDVVGPVTLSRPMSSYFVPEDTPAPASALVNEALDLVLAAGVNLRDYDSRGEGVVDALSFMYAGLTLYQMPFWPHNSVHQRTLPGGIRTHFYTITSMGRSRVDLSIGTFCHEAGHQLCRFPDLYDYGKRDGDLEKSAGLGRYCVMSSGNHLGEGRGPAALCAYLRDLAGWPDEVVTLNGPGTFEAVHGDYARVLRYDTGLPNEYFLVENRSQLGADAQLPDGGLAVYHCDTLGSNELQEGTASRHFQCALLQADGHLDLENGINVGDAGDLYPARSGVALADSTNPSSRRWDRTGTGLVISEIGAPGPVIRFRVGGQPTPPAPASTGVTSAATTAVLLIPDDVAAGVDSHLQLTGTGTIAAIRVHADIIHTYIGDLTIELRAPGEGGVVLRDQVGGGTDDLHETWTSATTPALAALVGKPFAGRWTLHVADRARRDVGRLDRWRLEVDPTAPTAVIEVAASIPAGGIAIPDADPAGIASTLTVAQTAVVAGVQVTVDIGHPFVGDLVVDLTGPSGAVAVLHNQTGAGSDDLRRSYDATNVPALAPFAGLGAAGTWTLRVRDVAAQDIGHLRGWTLRLTT
- a CDS encoding type VI secretion system tube protein Hcp; its protein translation is MGITGRKGHRGVWASVAVTMMAGGLGLAASAAPPAHAAAPVAVALAAPTTAAVRGGIVLEGVAGQGGAIAGGIDVVDFSDAVKAPVGAGGGAGRPQLADLQVSGVVDGGYPALFRNVTTARRMRTAVLTLCADPKRCAATAYLAVDLADAVLTSVAVAADGQVRFSLAFRQITWKFLRNGAVVNQSQFTV
- a CDS encoding ATP-binding cassette domain-containing protein — protein: MTSDTPILRLSGITKSYGTVRALRGAEMTVNRNEVVALVGDNGAGKSTMIKVISGVIQPDAGRIEVDGQPVAFSSPLAPRRYGIETVYQDLALAPDLDPAANLYLGREVMRPGLLGMLGMLDKPRMRAGADEAFGRLSVGLQDTRSRVGTMSGGQRQGIAVARAVLWASRLVLMDEPTAALGVVQTGRVKALIESVREQGVSVILVSHNLPFVFEVADRIEVLRLGQRVAVFNRAEATAERVLGAMTGALGAATAPE